A single region of the Branchiostoma lanceolatum isolate klBraLanc5 chromosome 1, klBraLanc5.hap2, whole genome shotgun sequence genome encodes:
- the LOC136446094 gene encoding clathrin heavy chain 1 isoform X5 has protein sequence MAQILPIRFQEHLQLQNVGVNAANIGFSTLTMESDKFICVREKVGDQAQVVIIDLADAANPIRRPISADSAIMNPASKVIALKGSGSAGKTLQIFNIEMKSKMKAHNMAEDVTFWKWITVNTIALVTDTAVYHWAMEGDSQPQKMFDRHSSLAGCQIINYRTDAAQKWLLLIGISAQQNRVVGAMQLYSVDRKVSQPIEGHAAAFGQFKMEGNTEQSTLFCFGVRGAQGGKLHIIEVGTTPTGNQPFTKKAVDVFFPPEAQNDFPVAMQVSSKHDVIFLVTKYGYIHLYDLESGVCIYMNRISGDTIFVTAPHEATSGVIGVNRKGQVLSVSVEEDNIIPYITNVLQNPDLALRMAVRNNLAGAEDLFVRKFNTLFSQGNYSESAKVAANAPKGILRTPQTIQRFQQVPAQAGQTSPLLQYFGILLDHGQLNKYESLELCRPVLQQGRKQLLEKWLKEEKLECSEELGDLVKTSDPTLALSVYLRANVPNKVIQCFAETGQFQKIILYAKKVGYTPDYIFLLRNVMRINPDQGLQFAQMMVQDEEPMADINQIVDVFMEMNLVQQCTSFLLDALKNNRPSEGALQTRLLEMNLMSAPQVADAILGNQMFTHYDRAHIAQLCEKAGLLQRALEHYTDLYDIKRAIVHTHLLNPDWLVNFFGSLSVEDSLECLKAMLQANIRQNLQIAVQVATKYHEQLTTQSLIDLFESFKSYEGLFYFLGSIVNFSQEAEVHFKYIQAACKTGQIKEVERICRESNCYDPEKVKNFLKEAKLTDQLPLIIVCDRFDFVHDLVLYLYRNNLQKYIEIYVQKVNPARLPVVIGGLLDVDCGEDVIKNLIMVVRGQFSTDELVAEVEKRNRLKLLLPWLESRIHDGQTEPATHNALAKIYIDANNNPERFLRENPYYDSKVVGKYCEKRDPHLACVAYERGQCDQELIQVCNENSLFKSEARYLVKRRDPELWATVLIETNEYRRQLIDQVVQTALSETQDPEDISVTVKAFMTADLPNELIELLEKIVLENSVFSDHSEQGTLSAHRNLQNLLILTAIKADRTRVMEYITRLDNYDAPDIANIAIGSELYEEAFAIFKKFDVNTSAIQVLINNISNLDRAYEFAERCNEPGVWSQLAQAQLQQGMVKEAIDSYIKADDPSQYMEVVDVANKNGNFEDLVRYLQMARKKSREAYVETELIFAYAQTNRLAELEEFISGPNTANIQQVGDRCYDAQMYEAAKLLYNNVSNFGRLASTLVHLGEYQAAVDSARKANSTRTWKEVCFSCVDGEEFRLAQMCGLHIVVHADELEDLINYYQDRGYFEELIQLLEAALGLERAHMGMFTELAILYSKYKPQKMREHLELFWSRVNIPKVLRAAEQAHLWAELVFLYDKYEEYDNAIVTMMAHPTDSWKEGMFKDIITKVANIELYYKALQFYLDYKPMLLNDLLTVLTPRMDHTRAVTFFQKVGHLPLVKPYLRSVQTHNNKALNEALNNLLIDEEDYQGLRASIDAFDNFDNIALAQRLEKHELIEFRRISAYLFKGNNRWKQAVELCKRDKLFKDALEYAAESRDTETAEELIAWFLEQKNYECFAGTLYTCYDLLRPDVILELSWRHNILDFAMPFFVNVMREYISKVDKLIESEEQRKEEETTTQQPIVYGEPQLMITSGPQMGVPPQQMPPGMVPGMMPGAAPMPGGYQAPYASM, from the exons ATGGCGCAGATTCTGCCCATCCGCTTCCAGGAGCACCTCCAG CTTCAAAATGTCGGCGTCAATGCAGCGAATATCGGGTTCAGTACCCTCACCATGGAGTCCGACAAGTTCATCTGCGTGCGGGAGAAAGTCGGCGATCAGGCGCAGGTTGTCATCATCGACCTGGCTGACGCAGCGAACCCCATTCGCCGGCCCATCTCCGCAGACTCCGCTATCATGAACCCCGCCAGCAAGGTCATTGCTTTGAAAGGCAGTGGCAGTG CTGGGAAGACCCTGCAGATCTTCAACATTGAGATGAAGAGCAAGATGAAGGCCCACAACATGGCGGAGGATGTGACCTTCTGGAAGTGGATCACTGTCAACACCATCGCCCTGGTAACTGACACGGCTGTGTACCATTGGGCCATGGAAG GTGACTCGCAGCCGCAGAAGATGTTTGACCGCCATTCCAGCCTGGCCGGGTGCCAGATCATCAACTACCGCACGGACGCAGCACAGAAGTGGCTTCTTCTCATCGGGATCTCCGCACAG CAAAACAGAGTTGTTGGCGCCATGCAGCTGTACTCCGTGGACCGTAAGGTCAGCCAACCAATCGAAGGCCACGCCGCGGCGTTCGGCCAGTTCAAGATGGAAGGTAACACGGAGCAGTCCACGCTGTTCTGCTTCGGCGTTCGCGGCGCCCAAGGCGGGAAGCTACATATCATTGAGGTCGGAACAACCCCCACTGGGAACCAACCGTTCACCAAGAAGGCAGTGGACGTTTTCTTCCCACCTGAAGCACAGAACGACTTCCCTGTGGCCATGCAG gTAAGCTCTAAGCATGACGTCATCTTCCTGGTGACCAAATATGGTTACATCCATCTGTACGACTTGGAGAGCGGCGTCTGCATCTACATGAACCGGATCAGCGGAGACACCATCTTCGTCACCGCGCCCCACGAGGCCACCAGCGGAGTCATCGGAGTCAACCGTAAAGGACAG GTCCTGTCCGTGAGTGTGGAGGAGGACAACATCATCCCGTACATCACCAACGTCCTGCAGAACCCTGACCTGGCGCTGCGCATGGCCGTCAGGAACAACCTGGCCGGCGCCGAGGACCTCTTCGTCCGCAAGTTCAACACGCTGTTCTCCCAGGGCAACTACTCCGAGTCCGCTAAGGTCGCAGCTAATGCACCAAAG gGAATCCTGCGTACCCCCCAGACGATCCAGCGGTTCCAGCAGGTCCCAGCCCAGGCCGGCCAGACGTCCCCGCTCCTGCAGTACTTCGGCATCCTGCTAGACCACGGCCAGCTCAATAAGTACGAGTCCCTGGAACTGTGTCGCCCCGTCCTGCAGCAGGGCAGGAAACAGCTACTGGAGAAATGGCTCAAGGAAGAAAAG CTTGAGTGTAGCGAGGAGCTTGGAGATCTAGTCAAGACCAGCGACCCCACCCTAGCGCTCTCCGTCTACCTTCGCGCCAACGTGCCCAACAAGGTAATCCAGTGTTTCGCGGAGACCGGGCAGTTCCAGAAGATCATCCTGTACGCGAAGAAGGTTGGGTACACCCCGGACTACATCTTCCTGCTGCGTAACGTGATGCGTATCAACCCCGACCAGGGCCTGCAGTTTGCACAGATGATGGTCCAGGATGAGGAGCCTATGGCTGACATCAACCAG ATTGTTGACGTGTTTATGGAGATGAACCTGGTGCAGCAGTGCACGTCGTTCCTTCTGGACGCTCTGAAGAACAACCGCCCGTCGGAGGGCGCGCTCCAGACACGCCTGCTGGAGATGAACCTCATGTCTGCTCCCCAG GTGGCCGACGCCATCCTCGGGAACCAGATGTTCACGCACTACGACCGCGCCCACATCGCCCAGCTGTGCGAGAAGGCGGGGCTGCTGCAGCGTGCTCTCGAGCACTACACCGACCTGTACGACATCAAGCGCGCAATCGTGCACACCCACCTGCTTAACCCTGATTGGCTGGTCAACTTCTTCGGCTCTCTATCCGTGGAAGATTCGCTAGAATGCCTGAAG GCCATGCTTCAAGCCAATATCCGACAGAATCTACAGATAGCTGTGCAGGTGGCCACAAAGTACCACGAACAGCTGACCACCCAGTCTCTCATCGACTTGTTCGAGTCGTTCAAGAGCTACGAGGGGCTGTTCTACTTCCTGGGCTCCATCGTCAACTTCAGCCAGGAGGCCGAGGTCCACTTCAAGTACATCCAG gCCGCTTGCAAGACTGgtcagatcaaggaggttgaacGTATCTGCCGCGAAAGCAACTGTTATGATCCAGAGAAGGTCAAGAACTTCCTAAAG GAAGCCAAGCTGACGGACCAGCTGCCACTGATCATCGTGTGCGACCGTTTTGACTTTGTGCACGACCTGGTCCTGTACCTGTACCGTAACAACCTGCAAAAGTACATCGAGATCTATGTACAGAAG GTGAACCCTGCGCGCTTGCCCGTTGTTATCGGAGGGCTGCTGGACGTGGACTGTGGGGAGGACGTCATCAAGAACCTCATCATGGTTGTACGTGGGCAATTCTCCACTGACGAGCTGGTCGCTGAGGTGGAGAAGAGAAACAG GTTGAAGCTTCTGCTGCCGTGGCTGGAAAGTCGTATCCACGATGGGCAGACCGAGCCTGCCACCCACAATGCACTGGCCAAGATCTACATTGACGCCAACAACAACCCTGAGAGGTTCCTGAG GGAGAATCCGTACTATGACAGTAAGGTTGTGGGCAAGTACTGTGAGAAGCGAGACCCACACCTCGCGTGCGTGGCCTACGAAAGAGGGCAGTGCGATCAGGAACTCATTCAG GTGTGCAATGAGAACTCCCTGTTCAAGAGCGAGGCGCGGTACCTGGTGAAGCGGCGCGACCCTGAGCTGTGGGCCACGGTGCTGATTGAAACCAACGAGTACCGCAGGCAGCTCATCGACCAG GTGGTGCAGACAGCACTATCAGAGACCCAGGACCCAGAAGACATCTCTGTGACCGTCAAGGCCTTCATGACCGCGGACCTGCCCAACGAGCTGATCGAGCTACTGGAGAAGATCGTTCTCGAGAACTCGGTCTTCTCGGACCACAG TGAGCAGGGGACACTCTCTGCACACAG GAACCTACAGAACCTGTTGATCCTGACGGCGATCAAGGCTGACCGCACGCGCGTCATGGAGTACATCACCCGCCTGGACAACTACGACGCTCCCGACATCGCCAATATCGCCATTGGCTCGGAGCTGTACGAGGAAGCCTTCGCCATCTTCAAGAAGTTTGACGTCAACACGTCTGCTATCCAG GTGTTGATCAACAACATCAGTAACCTGGACCGTGCGTACGAGTTTGCCGAGCGCTGTAACGAGCCGGGCGTGTGGAGCCAGCTGGCCCAGGCCCAGCTGCAGCAGGGCATGGTGAAGGAGGCCATCGACTCCTACATCAAGGCTGACGACCCCTCCCAGTACATGGAAGTGGTGGATGTGGCAAATAAGAACG GAAACTTTGAGGACCTGGTGCGGTACCTGCAAATGGCAAGGAAGAAGTCGCGCGAAGCGTACGTGGAGACGGAGCTGATCTTTGCCTACGCCCAAACCAACAGGCTGGCCGAACTGGAAGAGTTCATCTCTGGACCCAACACCGCCAACATCCAACAG GTTGGTGACAGGTGCTACGACGCCCAGATGTACGAGGCGGCCAAACTGCTGTACAACAACGTCTCCAACTTCGGTCGCCTGGCCTCCACCCTCGTCCACCTGGGCGAGTACCAGGCCGCCGTGGACAGCGCCCGCAAGGCCAACAGCACACGTACGTGGAAGGAGGTCTGCTTCTCATGTGTGGATGGCGAGGAGTTCCGTCTGGCGCAGATGTGCGGCCTGCACATCGTTGTGCACGCTGACGAACTGGAGGACCTCATCAACTATTACCAGGACAGAGG ATACTTTGAGGAACTGATCCAGCTGCTGGAGGCTGCCCTGGGTCTGGAGCGTGCTCACATGGGGATGTTCACGGAGCTGGCCATCCTCTACTCCAAGTACAAGCCACAGAAGATGAGGGAACATCTGGAGCTCTTCTGGTCACGTGTCAACATTCCAAAG gtccTGCGTGCAGCAGAGCAGGCTCACCTGTGGGCCGAGCTGGTGTTCCTGTACGACAAGTATGAGGAGTACGACAACGCCATCGTCACCATGATGGCCCACCCCACAGACTCCTGGAAGGAAGGCATGTTCAAGGATATCATCACTAAG GTTGCAAACATAGAGCTGTACTACAAGGCGCTGCAGTTCTACCTGGACTACAAGCCCATGTTGCTCAACGACCTGTTGACTGTGCTCACACCCCGCATGGACCACACACGCGCTGTCACCTTCTTCCAGAAG GTTGGCCATCTGCCCCTTGTGAAGCCATACCTCCGCTCGGTGCAAACCCACAACAACAAGGCCCTGAACGAGGCCCTCAACAACCTGCTCATTGACGAGGAAGACTACCAG GGCTTGAGAGCATCCATAGATGCCTTTGACAACTTCGACAACATCGCCCTGGCCCAGAGGTTGGAAAAGCACGAGCTGATCGAGTTCCGACGGATATCAGCGTACCTGTTCAAGGGAAACAACCGCTGGAAGCAGGCAGTCGAACTGTGCAAGAGAGACAAGCTCTTCAAG GATGCTCTGGAATATGCAGCCGAGTCGCGAGACACGGAAACGGCAGAAGAGCTGATCGCCTGGTTCTTGGAACAGAAGAACTACGAGTGTTTCGCGGGGACCCTGTACACCTGCTACGACCTGTTACGACCAGACGTCATTCTAGAGCTGTCCTGGAGGCATAACATCCTGGACTTTGCCATGCCCTTCTTCGTCAATGTTATGCGGGAATACATTTCAAag GTGGACAAATTAATAGAATCAGAGGAACAGAGGAAAGAGGAAGAAACCACAACACAACAGCCAATAGTCTATG GTGAACCCCAGTTGATGATCACATCTGGTCCCCAGATGGGTGTCCCTCCGCAGCAGATGCCCCCAGGCATGGTGCCCGGCATGATGCCAGGTGCCGCGCCCATGCCAGGTGGCTACCAAGCACCCTACGCCTCCATGTGA
- the LOC136446094 gene encoding clathrin heavy chain 1 isoform X3 — MAQILPIRFQEHLQLQNVGVNAANIGFSTLTMESDKFICVREKVGDQAQVVIIDLADAANPIRRPISADSAIMNPASKVIALKGSGSAGKTLQIFNIEMKSKMKAHNMAEDVTFWKWITVNTIALVTDTAVYHWAMEGDSQPQKMFDRHSSLAGCQIINYRTDAAQKWLLLIGISAQVAQSPSSDTVAQSPSSDTQNRVVGAMQLYSVDRKVSQPIEGHAAAFGQFKMEGNTEQSTLFCFGVRGAQGGKLHIIEVGTTPTGNQPFTKKAVDVFFPPEAQNDFPVAMQVSSKHDVIFLVTKYGYIHLYDLESGVCIYMNRISGDTIFVTAPHEATSGVIGVNRKGQVLSVSVEEDNIIPYITNVLQNPDLALRMAVRNNLAGAEDLFVRKFNTLFSQGNYSESAKVAANAPKGILRTPQTIQRFQQVPAQAGQTSPLLQYFGILLDHGQLNKYESLELCRPVLQQGRKQLLEKWLKEEKLECSEELGDLVKTSDPTLALSVYLRANVPNKVIQCFAETGQFQKIILYAKKVGYTPDYIFLLRNVMRINPDQGLQFAQMMVQDEEPMADINQIVDVFMEMNLVQQCTSFLLDALKNNRPSEGALQTRLLEMNLMSAPQVADAILGNQMFTHYDRAHIAQLCEKAGLLQRALEHYTDLYDIKRAIVHTHLLNPDWLVNFFGSLSVEDSLECLKAMLQANIRQNLQIAVQVATKYHEQLTTQSLIDLFESFKSYEGLFYFLGSIVNFSQEAEVHFKYIQAACKTGQIKEVERICRESNCYDPEKVKNFLKEAKLTDQLPLIIVCDRFDFVHDLVLYLYRNNLQKYIEIYVQKVNPARLPVVIGGLLDVDCGEDVIKNLIMVVRGQFSTDELVAEVEKRNRLKLLLPWLESRIHDGQTEPATHNALAKIYIDANNNPERFLRENPYYDSKVVGKYCEKRDPHLACVAYERGQCDQELIQVCNENSLFKSEARYLVKRRDPELWATVLIETNEYRRQLIDQVVQTALSETQDPEDISVTVKAFMTADLPNELIELLEKIVLENSVFSDHRNLQNLLILTAIKADRTRVMEYITRLDNYDAPDIANIAIGSELYEEAFAIFKKFDVNTSAIQVLINNISNLDRAYEFAERCNEPGVWSQLAQAQLQQGMVKEAIDSYIKADDPSQYMEVVDVANKNGNFEDLVRYLQMARKKSREAYVETELIFAYAQTNRLAELEEFISGPNTANIQQVGDRCYDAQMYEAAKLLYNNVSNFGRLASTLVHLGEYQAAVDSARKANSTRTWKEVCFSCVDGEEFRLAQMCGLHIVVHADELEDLINYYQDRGYFEELIQLLEAALGLERAHMGMFTELAILYSKYKPQKMREHLELFWSRVNIPKVLRAAEQAHLWAELVFLYDKYEEYDNAIVTMMAHPTDSWKEGMFKDIITKVANIELYYKALQFYLDYKPMLLNDLLTVLTPRMDHTRAVTFFQKVGHLPLVKPYLRSVQTHNNKALNEALNNLLIDEEDYQGLRASIDAFDNFDNIALAQRLEKHELIEFRRISAYLFKGNNRWKQAVELCKRDKLFKDALEYAAESRDTETAEELIAWFLEQKNYECFAGTLYTCYDLLRPDVILELSWRHNILDFAMPFFVNVMREYISKVDKLIESEEQRKEEETTTQQPIVYGEPQLMITSGPQMGVPPQQMPPGMVPGMMPGAAPMPGGYQAPYASM, encoded by the exons ATGGCGCAGATTCTGCCCATCCGCTTCCAGGAGCACCTCCAG CTTCAAAATGTCGGCGTCAATGCAGCGAATATCGGGTTCAGTACCCTCACCATGGAGTCCGACAAGTTCATCTGCGTGCGGGAGAAAGTCGGCGATCAGGCGCAGGTTGTCATCATCGACCTGGCTGACGCAGCGAACCCCATTCGCCGGCCCATCTCCGCAGACTCCGCTATCATGAACCCCGCCAGCAAGGTCATTGCTTTGAAAGGCAGTGGCAGTG CTGGGAAGACCCTGCAGATCTTCAACATTGAGATGAAGAGCAAGATGAAGGCCCACAACATGGCGGAGGATGTGACCTTCTGGAAGTGGATCACTGTCAACACCATCGCCCTGGTAACTGACACGGCTGTGTACCATTGGGCCATGGAAG GTGACTCGCAGCCGCAGAAGATGTTTGACCGCCATTCCAGCCTGGCCGGGTGCCAGATCATCAACTACCGCACGGACGCAGCACAGAAGTGGCTTCTTCTCATCGGGATCTCCGCACAG GTGGCCCAATCACCGAGTTCTGACACG GTGGCCCAATCACCGAGTTCTGACACG CAAAACAGAGTTGTTGGCGCCATGCAGCTGTACTCCGTGGACCGTAAGGTCAGCCAACCAATCGAAGGCCACGCCGCGGCGTTCGGCCAGTTCAAGATGGAAGGTAACACGGAGCAGTCCACGCTGTTCTGCTTCGGCGTTCGCGGCGCCCAAGGCGGGAAGCTACATATCATTGAGGTCGGAACAACCCCCACTGGGAACCAACCGTTCACCAAGAAGGCAGTGGACGTTTTCTTCCCACCTGAAGCACAGAACGACTTCCCTGTGGCCATGCAG gTAAGCTCTAAGCATGACGTCATCTTCCTGGTGACCAAATATGGTTACATCCATCTGTACGACTTGGAGAGCGGCGTCTGCATCTACATGAACCGGATCAGCGGAGACACCATCTTCGTCACCGCGCCCCACGAGGCCACCAGCGGAGTCATCGGAGTCAACCGTAAAGGACAG GTCCTGTCCGTGAGTGTGGAGGAGGACAACATCATCCCGTACATCACCAACGTCCTGCAGAACCCTGACCTGGCGCTGCGCATGGCCGTCAGGAACAACCTGGCCGGCGCCGAGGACCTCTTCGTCCGCAAGTTCAACACGCTGTTCTCCCAGGGCAACTACTCCGAGTCCGCTAAGGTCGCAGCTAATGCACCAAAG gGAATCCTGCGTACCCCCCAGACGATCCAGCGGTTCCAGCAGGTCCCAGCCCAGGCCGGCCAGACGTCCCCGCTCCTGCAGTACTTCGGCATCCTGCTAGACCACGGCCAGCTCAATAAGTACGAGTCCCTGGAACTGTGTCGCCCCGTCCTGCAGCAGGGCAGGAAACAGCTACTGGAGAAATGGCTCAAGGAAGAAAAG CTTGAGTGTAGCGAGGAGCTTGGAGATCTAGTCAAGACCAGCGACCCCACCCTAGCGCTCTCCGTCTACCTTCGCGCCAACGTGCCCAACAAGGTAATCCAGTGTTTCGCGGAGACCGGGCAGTTCCAGAAGATCATCCTGTACGCGAAGAAGGTTGGGTACACCCCGGACTACATCTTCCTGCTGCGTAACGTGATGCGTATCAACCCCGACCAGGGCCTGCAGTTTGCACAGATGATGGTCCAGGATGAGGAGCCTATGGCTGACATCAACCAG ATTGTTGACGTGTTTATGGAGATGAACCTGGTGCAGCAGTGCACGTCGTTCCTTCTGGACGCTCTGAAGAACAACCGCCCGTCGGAGGGCGCGCTCCAGACACGCCTGCTGGAGATGAACCTCATGTCTGCTCCCCAG GTGGCCGACGCCATCCTCGGGAACCAGATGTTCACGCACTACGACCGCGCCCACATCGCCCAGCTGTGCGAGAAGGCGGGGCTGCTGCAGCGTGCTCTCGAGCACTACACCGACCTGTACGACATCAAGCGCGCAATCGTGCACACCCACCTGCTTAACCCTGATTGGCTGGTCAACTTCTTCGGCTCTCTATCCGTGGAAGATTCGCTAGAATGCCTGAAG GCCATGCTTCAAGCCAATATCCGACAGAATCTACAGATAGCTGTGCAGGTGGCCACAAAGTACCACGAACAGCTGACCACCCAGTCTCTCATCGACTTGTTCGAGTCGTTCAAGAGCTACGAGGGGCTGTTCTACTTCCTGGGCTCCATCGTCAACTTCAGCCAGGAGGCCGAGGTCCACTTCAAGTACATCCAG gCCGCTTGCAAGACTGgtcagatcaaggaggttgaacGTATCTGCCGCGAAAGCAACTGTTATGATCCAGAGAAGGTCAAGAACTTCCTAAAG GAAGCCAAGCTGACGGACCAGCTGCCACTGATCATCGTGTGCGACCGTTTTGACTTTGTGCACGACCTGGTCCTGTACCTGTACCGTAACAACCTGCAAAAGTACATCGAGATCTATGTACAGAAG GTGAACCCTGCGCGCTTGCCCGTTGTTATCGGAGGGCTGCTGGACGTGGACTGTGGGGAGGACGTCATCAAGAACCTCATCATGGTTGTACGTGGGCAATTCTCCACTGACGAGCTGGTCGCTGAGGTGGAGAAGAGAAACAG GTTGAAGCTTCTGCTGCCGTGGCTGGAAAGTCGTATCCACGATGGGCAGACCGAGCCTGCCACCCACAATGCACTGGCCAAGATCTACATTGACGCCAACAACAACCCTGAGAGGTTCCTGAG GGAGAATCCGTACTATGACAGTAAGGTTGTGGGCAAGTACTGTGAGAAGCGAGACCCACACCTCGCGTGCGTGGCCTACGAAAGAGGGCAGTGCGATCAGGAACTCATTCAG GTGTGCAATGAGAACTCCCTGTTCAAGAGCGAGGCGCGGTACCTGGTGAAGCGGCGCGACCCTGAGCTGTGGGCCACGGTGCTGATTGAAACCAACGAGTACCGCAGGCAGCTCATCGACCAG GTGGTGCAGACAGCACTATCAGAGACCCAGGACCCAGAAGACATCTCTGTGACCGTCAAGGCCTTCATGACCGCGGACCTGCCCAACGAGCTGATCGAGCTACTGGAGAAGATCGTTCTCGAGAACTCGGTCTTCTCGGACCACAG GAACCTACAGAACCTGTTGATCCTGACGGCGATCAAGGCTGACCGCACGCGCGTCATGGAGTACATCACCCGCCTGGACAACTACGACGCTCCCGACATCGCCAATATCGCCATTGGCTCGGAGCTGTACGAGGAAGCCTTCGCCATCTTCAAGAAGTTTGACGTCAACACGTCTGCTATCCAG GTGTTGATCAACAACATCAGTAACCTGGACCGTGCGTACGAGTTTGCCGAGCGCTGTAACGAGCCGGGCGTGTGGAGCCAGCTGGCCCAGGCCCAGCTGCAGCAGGGCATGGTGAAGGAGGCCATCGACTCCTACATCAAGGCTGACGACCCCTCCCAGTACATGGAAGTGGTGGATGTGGCAAATAAGAACG GAAACTTTGAGGACCTGGTGCGGTACCTGCAAATGGCAAGGAAGAAGTCGCGCGAAGCGTACGTGGAGACGGAGCTGATCTTTGCCTACGCCCAAACCAACAGGCTGGCCGAACTGGAAGAGTTCATCTCTGGACCCAACACCGCCAACATCCAACAG GTTGGTGACAGGTGCTACGACGCCCAGATGTACGAGGCGGCCAAACTGCTGTACAACAACGTCTCCAACTTCGGTCGCCTGGCCTCCACCCTCGTCCACCTGGGCGAGTACCAGGCCGCCGTGGACAGCGCCCGCAAGGCCAACAGCACACGTACGTGGAAGGAGGTCTGCTTCTCATGTGTGGATGGCGAGGAGTTCCGTCTGGCGCAGATGTGCGGCCTGCACATCGTTGTGCACGCTGACGAACTGGAGGACCTCATCAACTATTACCAGGACAGAGG ATACTTTGAGGAACTGATCCAGCTGCTGGAGGCTGCCCTGGGTCTGGAGCGTGCTCACATGGGGATGTTCACGGAGCTGGCCATCCTCTACTCCAAGTACAAGCCACAGAAGATGAGGGAACATCTGGAGCTCTTCTGGTCACGTGTCAACATTCCAAAG gtccTGCGTGCAGCAGAGCAGGCTCACCTGTGGGCCGAGCTGGTGTTCCTGTACGACAAGTATGAGGAGTACGACAACGCCATCGTCACCATGATGGCCCACCCCACAGACTCCTGGAAGGAAGGCATGTTCAAGGATATCATCACTAAG GTTGCAAACATAGAGCTGTACTACAAGGCGCTGCAGTTCTACCTGGACTACAAGCCCATGTTGCTCAACGACCTGTTGACTGTGCTCACACCCCGCATGGACCACACACGCGCTGTCACCTTCTTCCAGAAG GTTGGCCATCTGCCCCTTGTGAAGCCATACCTCCGCTCGGTGCAAACCCACAACAACAAGGCCCTGAACGAGGCCCTCAACAACCTGCTCATTGACGAGGAAGACTACCAG GGCTTGAGAGCATCCATAGATGCCTTTGACAACTTCGACAACATCGCCCTGGCCCAGAGGTTGGAAAAGCACGAGCTGATCGAGTTCCGACGGATATCAGCGTACCTGTTCAAGGGAAACAACCGCTGGAAGCAGGCAGTCGAACTGTGCAAGAGAGACAAGCTCTTCAAG GATGCTCTGGAATATGCAGCCGAGTCGCGAGACACGGAAACGGCAGAAGAGCTGATCGCCTGGTTCTTGGAACAGAAGAACTACGAGTGTTTCGCGGGGACCCTGTACACCTGCTACGACCTGTTACGACCAGACGTCATTCTAGAGCTGTCCTGGAGGCATAACATCCTGGACTTTGCCATGCCCTTCTTCGTCAATGTTATGCGGGAATACATTTCAAag GTGGACAAATTAATAGAATCAGAGGAACAGAGGAAAGAGGAAGAAACCACAACACAACAGCCAATAGTCTATG GTGAACCCCAGTTGATGATCACATCTGGTCCCCAGATGGGTGTCCCTCCGCAGCAGATGCCCCCAGGCATGGTGCCCGGCATGATGCCAGGTGCCGCGCCCATGCCAGGTGGCTACCAAGCACCCTACGCCTCCATGTGA